GGGGCAGCGCCGTCCGGGACACCACGGGCTTGGTCGTCGCCTCGGCGGGGAAGTCGCACTCGTCGGTGACGCCGACGAGCTCGTCGCCCAGCTCCAGCGCGTAGACGATCTCGGTGGCCGAGGGCAGCAGCGAGACGATCTTCACGCGAGTACCTCCTGCACGGCGGCGCAGATCCGGTCGACGCCGGGCAGCCAGGCCTGCTCCAGCTGTCCCGGAGGATACGGGGTGTCCCAGCCGGTGACGCGCCGAACCGGGGCGAGGAGCTCGTCGAACGCGTGCTCCTGCACGAGTGCCGCGATCTCGGCGCCGATCCCGAGGGTGCGGGGCGCCTCGTGCACGACGACGACCCGGTGCGTCGTCCGCGCGGCGCCCACGATCGCCTCGACATCGAGCGGCGCGAGCGAACGCAGGTCGAGCACGTGTGCCTCGACCCCGGTCTCGGCGAGTCGGTCGGCGGCCTCGAGCGCCCGCTGGGTCATCGCGCCGTATGCAACGATCGCGACGTCCGCGCCGGCGCGCAGCTCTCGTGCCGCGCCGATCGCCGGACCGGCGGTCGTCAGCTCCCCGGACTCGCTCGAGCGGTAGCTCGCCTTCGGCTCGAGCACGACGACCGGGTCGGGGTCCTCGATCGCCAGGCGCAGCAGCCGATAGGCGTCGAGCGCCGACGACGGGACGACGACCTTGAGTCCCGGCGTGCTCGCGTAGATCGACTCGGGGCTCTCGCCGTGGTGCTCCTTGCCCCCGAGACCGCCGAAGGCCGGCATCCGCAGCACGATCGGCATGTCGGCGACACCGCGGATCCGGTTCCGATACTTCGCGACGTGCGACAGGATCTGCTCGAGCGCGGGGTGGGCGAACCCGTCGAACTGCAGCTCGACGACCGGACGGTAGCCGCGCAGGGCCAGCCCGATCGCAGCACCGACGAACCCGGCCTCGGAGACCGGAACGTCGAACACGCGCTCGCGTCCGAACTCGTCCTGCAGCCCCGCGGTGACGCCGAAGATGCCACCCGCGGCACCGACGTCCTCCCCGTAGACCAGCACCATGTCGTCGGCGGCCAGCGCGTCGCGCATCGCCGCGTTGAGCGCCTGGACCATCGTGACCTCAGGCACGGGGCGGCTCCCCGGCCTGACGCGTGGCCTCCCGTCGCTGCGCCTCGAACGACGAGGGGGGCTCCACGTAGACGAACGCGAACAGGTCGTCGACCGGCGGCGGCGGTGTCGCGACGAGCGCCTCGCGGACCCGCATCGCGAGCGCCTCGGCCTCCCGCTCGCAGGCGAGGACGAACCCCTCGTCCGCCACCCGCTCTGCCAGCAGGAACGCGCGGAACCGCGTGATCGGATCGAGCTCCCGCGCGAGCTCGACCTCGCGCGCGTCCCGGTAGCGGCTCGCGTCGTCGTTCGTCGAGTGCGGGCCGATCCGGTAGGTGATCGCCTCGATCAAGGTCGGTCCGTCCCCGCCGCGGGCACGCCGCACGGCGTCTCGTGTCACCTGGTGCACGGCGAGCACGTCATTGCCGTCGACGCGGATCCCCGGAAACCCGTAGCCGTCGGCGCGCCGCACGATCTCCCCCCGGAGCTGCTCCGCGAGCGGCGTCGTGATCGCCCACCCGTTGTTCTGGCACAGGATCACGAGCGGCGCGTCCCAGACGGCGGCCAGGTTCGCCGCCTCGTGGAAGTCGCCCTCCGAGGTCGCTCCGTCGCCGATGCAGCCGATCGCGACGGCGTCGCTGCCGTCGAGCTTGGCGCCGAGCGCCCATCCGACCGCGTGCGGCAGTTGCGTTCCCGTCGGGACGCAGATCGGCGCGAACCCCGACACGATCGGGTCGTAGGGCGCGCCGTGCCACGTTCCCCGGTGATAGCGCAGGTACGCGACCGGGTCGACGCCGCGCACGATCGCCATCGCGAGCTCGCGGAACGTCGGGAACACGATGTCGTCGGTCCCGAGAGCGAAGGCGGCACCGACCTGCGCGCCCTCCTGACCCTCGAACCCGGGGTAGGTGATCAGCTCGCCCTCGTTGGCCAACGTGATGCACTCGGCGTCGAGCCGGCGGGCCAGGACCATCCATCGCAGCAACGCGCGCTGGTCATCGGGCGCGACGTCGATCTCGCCCTCGCCGGTGCGCGAACCGTCGGGAGCGACGAGTCGCAGCGGGTGGGAGCCGTCGTGGATCGTGCGCGCCAGTGCTCTGCCCTCCCTCGCCGCGGTGGCGAGAGCATACCGAGGGCCCCACTGGAGCCGCGCCGGGGGCTGCGTCTACACTGACCGGGCGATGGTGCCCACCGGCTACTTGCGGCTGTTCCAGCCCCTTGAGGCGTTCCGACCGGAGGAACGCCGACGGTGGGAGCGCTACATCGACGAGGGCGGCCTGCCCGCCTCGGTCCCGACCCGCTACGTCCAGCGCGTGACCACTGGGCGACTCGGCGTGCTGGCGCCGGCGGGCGGAGAGCATGCCGACCTGCGCGTGGTCGACGGCGAGTGGTACGTGTGCCCGTGGCGAACGCGTCTTCGCGTGCTCGCCGGACTGCTCGGGTTCCGAGAGGCCAAGCCGATCGAGCTGGCCGACCAGTTCGTTCCCGCCGCCGAGGCGAAGCGGGCGTCGAAGGAACTGGCGCGGATGCGCCGCCGCAATCCGGACGCGGTGTCGTTCATCCACGAGAGTCCGTGGCACGTGCCGGTGCGGTGGTTCCTGCTGTTCCGAGACGAGGAGAAGCGTCTCGTCGAACGTCCGGAGGGCGGGTGGTACCTGCGGTACGCGACGCTCCAACGCAAGGCGACGCGCCGGGCGCAGGACGCCTATCCCGTGCTGCGCCGCGCCGAGCTCGGACCGATCGCCGACAACGTGCTCGAACTGCACGAGTGGCTGACCCAGTTCGACCCGCGCTCGCTGCTCGAGCTGGACTACGACGGGCTGTGCGACCTGATGACGTGGGACGAGCTGGACGACGACCACAGCGCCCGGGAGATCCACGAGGCGATGACGACCCTCGCCGCCGGCGAGTACCCGCGGGCGGCGGACCAGTACCAGAGCGTGCTCGGCCGCTGGGCCGAGGTCCGCAGCCGCGAGCAATTCAACTAGCTGGTGGCCAGGGGCAGAATCGAACTGCCGACACCGCGGTTTTCAGCCGCGTGCTCTGCCAACTGAGCTACCTGGCCCGGGCCGGTAGAAAACCTGGCAGAAATCGCCACCGAGGTCAGCACCAGCGCGTTTGAGTGTAGCGAGTGGAGGCGGGTATGGCCTTGGCAACGCCAACCTGGCCGGAAGGGTGCGTTCGGGACAGCCCTGCGTTGCTGTCCGTCACCGCGAAGACCATCCTGGCGCTTCCCTCTCTTCCACGTCCTGACTGCGATCCGAACCCACAATCCACGACCCCCTCGCGGCCTAGCCACGCAGGCTCGGCTGTGATTCCCGACGTTCGGCACCTAGGCAGCAGCCTCGGCCTGCGTGTATAAGGATGCGTCCGTCATAAACAGACCTGCGGACCCCGGCCGGGGTCAGCCTACGCCGCTCACCGGTATCGAGGAAAGGAGCAGCCCCCTTGCGCGTCCGCTGGATCCTCCTGATCGTCGTCGCGGCGGCCACCGCGTGGCTGCTTGCTACGCCCGCTCCCGCGGGCGCGGGAACGGCCTCGGTCCAGGTGACTCGCGGAAGCAGGCTCGTCTACACGGCGCCGGCAGGCGAGACCAACGCCGTGGTCATCACGGTCGCCGGCAGCACCTACTCGATCTTCGACGACGCTCCCGTCGTGGCTGGCAGCGGGTGCGTCCAGGTCACCGCCAACCAGGCGAACTGCACGGCAACTGTCACCTCTATCGTCATCAATCTCAACGACGGAAACGACTTCGTCCAGAGCGAGCCGGCGCTCACAACCACGATCAACGGTGGGACCGGGAACGACACGCTCATCTCAGGCAACGGAACCGGCACCCTCAACGGAGAGGACGGGGACGACTCCCTGCGCGGCCGGCTGGGCGCCGACATCTACAACGGCGGCGCGGGCGTCGACACAGCCTCCTACCAGGGTCACAACGTCTCCACCACGGTCAGTTACGACGGTGTGGCCAACGATGGAGCGAGTGGCGAGGGTGACAACGTGCAACCCGACGTGGAGAACTTCATCGGGGGCGACGGCAACGACGTCGTTACGGCAGATGCGGACGCCAACGTCCTCGACGGCAAGCTCGGCAACGACACCCTCAACGGAGTCGGTGGTGCCGACTCGCTCGAGGGGGGCGGGGGAAACGACACGCTGAACGGGGGCGACCAGCCCGACACGCTAGACGGTGGCGTCGGGGCGGACGCGATGAACGGAGGGGCACACTCCCTCATCATCCCGTGCGCCGTGTGTCCCGGCGGTGACACCGTCGACTACTCGTCTCGAACCAATGCCGTGGCGGTTGTCATCAATGGGATCGCCAACGACGGGGAGAACCTGGGCGCAGAGGGCGACAACGTCGGGACCGACGTTGAGGATCTGCTCGGGGGAAGCGGGAACGACACGTTCATCGGATCCCCCAGTGCGAACCGGTTCGACGGGAAGGCCGGCGATGACACGTTGAGCACGGGCGCCGGCAACGACGACCTGATCGGTGGGCCCGGAGCGGATGCCATGAACGGCGGCGACGACACCGACACCGTCGACTACGCATCCCGGACAGCCGGTGTGTCGATCAGCCAGAACGAGGTGGCCGACGACGGAGCACCCGGGGAGGGCGACAATGTGCGCGACACCGTTGAGGTCCTGATCGGTGGAGCGGGCGCCGACACGATCGCCGGAGGCGCAGCCGACAACGTGATCAAGGGCGGGCCCCTTCCCGATTCTCTCTCTGGCGGGAATGGATCCGACACGCTCGACTACACCCAGCGGACCACGGATGTCTCTGCTCAACTCGGCACGACCGACTGCGGCGGGATCGAGGATGACGACCCGGGGAGCCCGGTCAGCGAAGAGTTCGACAGTTGCGTGGGTTTCGAGCGACTCGACACGGGCTCGGGGAACGACTTCCTCGGAGGCGCGCGGGAGATGAACGGGGGGATCGGGAACGACTCTTTCAATCCGTTCCACGATGGAGCGATCTCCAACGGAGGGCCGGGAGACGATTCGTTCATCGGCCAGGGCAGCGGCATGGTCTACAACGGTGGCACCGGCATCGATGAGGTCGAGTTCCTCACGTTCTCCGCGAACTATGGGCCGCTGTCGATCACGATCGACGGAGTTGCGAACGACGGGGCGGCCGGGCAGAACCAGAACGTCGGGACAGATATCGAGAACATCGTCGGAGGTGTCAACAACGACACGATCACAGGCGATGGTGACTCGAACTCCATCGAGGGTGGCGGCGGCTTGGACATCATCGTCGGCGGTGACGGGAACGACGATCTGAGGGGAGGCGACGGGAACGACACGGTGAACGGCGGGGCCGGGGACGACACCCTGAACGGTGGCAGGGGGTCCGGCTTCCTCGGCAACGACGTCGACACGATCGTCGGGGGCATCGGTCACGACGTTGCCAGCTACGCAGACCACCTCGTCTCCCCGAACGACATCGGGCTGGAGATCTCGCTGGATGGTGTGGCCAACGACGGCTTCGAAACGGGCGAAGGCGACAACGTCGATCCCGACGTCGAAGACATCCTCGGGAGCGACGGACCTGACCACCTGATCGGTGACGCAGACGCCAATCGACTCTCGGGCAACGGAGGCGCGGACGTCCTCGACGGAGGGTGGGGTACGGACGTCCTGGAGGGCGGAGCAGACGAGGACACCGCCGATTACTCGAGCCGGAGTGCAGCTGTCGATCTTTCACTGGACGGCGCGGCGAACGACGGGGAAGGAGGAGGGGCCGAGGGCGACACGATATCGCCCGACGTCGAGAACCTCATCGGCGGTGCAGGAGGAGACGCACTGACCGGGGACGGCGCGGACAATGTCCTCACGGGCGGGGCCGGCAACGATGCGCTCGCGGGCGGCGGGGGGGTCGACGTTGTGTCCTACGCCGATCACTCCTCTGCCGTCGAGGCCAGCCTGTCCGCGGGAACCGGCGGATCCGCGGCCGAGAACGA
The sequence above is a segment of the Actinomycetota bacterium genome. Coding sequences within it:
- a CDS encoding thiamine pyrophosphate-dependent enzyme; this translates as MLRWMVLARRLDAECITLANEGELITYPGFEGQEGAQVGAAFALGTDDIVFPTFRELAMAIVRGVDPVAYLRYHRGTWHGAPYDPIVSGFAPICVPTGTQLPHAVGWALGAKLDGSDAVAIGCIGDGATSEGDFHEAANLAAVWDAPLVILCQNNGWAITTPLAEQLRGEIVRRADGYGFPGIRVDGNDVLAVHQVTRDAVRRARGGDGPTLIEAITYRIGPHSTNDDASRYRDAREVELARELDPITRFRAFLLAERVADEGFVLACEREAEALAMRVREALVATPPPPVDDLFAFVYVEPPSSFEAQRREATRQAGEPPRA
- a CDS encoding alpha-ketoacid dehydrogenase subunit beta; translated protein: MPEVTMVQALNAAMRDALAADDMVLVYGEDVGAAGGIFGVTAGLQDEFGRERVFDVPVSEAGFVGAAIGLALRGYRPVVELQFDGFAHPALEQILSHVAKYRNRIRGVADMPIVLRMPAFGGLGGKEHHGESPESIYASTPGLKVVVPSSALDAYRLLRLAIEDPDPVVVLEPKASYRSSESGELTTAGPAIGAARELRAGADVAIVAYGAMTQRALEAADRLAETGVEAHVLDLRSLAPLDVEAIVGAARTTHRVVVVHEAPRTLGIGAEIAALVQEHAFDELLAPVRRVTGWDTPYPPGQLEQAWLPGVDRICAAVQEVLA